A single region of the Gemmatimonadales bacterium genome encodes:
- a CDS encoding MTH938/NDUFAF3 family protein, protein MRPHLDRTGFGWLEIDGQRYEHDILIRLGGAVKKRKKKLSKRIYGTSHTISLDEARHIFEDAASLLVIGSGQYGNVHLSPEAKAYLSRHRCEVCLLPTPEALSAWNEAPEGAIGLFHVTC, encoded by the coding sequence ATGCGGCCCCACCTTGATCGCACCGGCTTCGGGTGGCTCGAGATCGACGGCCAGCGCTACGAGCACGACATCCTGATCCGCCTCGGCGGCGCCGTCAAGAAGCGCAAGAAGAAGCTCTCCAAGCGCATCTACGGCACCTCGCACACGATCTCGCTCGACGAAGCGAGGCACATCTTCGAGGACGCCGCGAGCCTGCTGGTCATCGGCTCGGGCCAGTACGGCAACGTCCACCTCTCGCCGGAGGCGAAAGCATACCTCAGCCGCCACCGCTGCGAGGTCTGCCTGCTGCCGACCCCCGAGGCGCTCAGCGCCTGGAACGAGGCGCCGGAGGGCGCGATCGGCTTGTTCCACGTGACCTGCTGA
- a CDS encoding PLP-dependent cysteine synthase family protein — MAGSLAGATHQALTVPGRREPALWGLVGNTPIIPLEPPEGPGSARPALLLKAEWFNPGGSVKDRPAREILRSGLAMGALPQRRLLDSSSGNTAVAYATLGAAAGIGVTVCVPANASRARRNQLRLLGAEVVETDPLEGSDGAIRRARELAAAEPERYWYADQYNNPANPRAHERTTGPEIWRDTRGRITHLVAGVGTSGTLVGAGRFLKARRADIRLVAVQPEGPLHGLEGLKHLATAIAPGIYDPSIVDETVFVATEAAEAKVRQLARERGVFVGWSTGAALVAADQVLARAGAPRGGPPVVVAIAPDGGASYLADERRLLGEP, encoded by the coding sequence GTGGCGGGCAGTCTCGCCGGAGCGACGCACCAGGCACTGACCGTCCCCGGCCGGCGCGAGCCGGCGCTGTGGGGGCTCGTCGGGAACACCCCGATCATTCCGCTCGAGCCACCGGAGGGTCCCGGGTCCGCCCGGCCCGCGCTGCTCCTCAAGGCGGAGTGGTTCAACCCGGGCGGCTCGGTGAAGGACCGCCCGGCGCGGGAGATCCTGCGCAGCGGGCTCGCGATGGGCGCTCTGCCGCAGCGGCGCCTGCTCGACTCGTCCAGCGGCAACACGGCCGTCGCCTACGCGACGCTCGGCGCCGCGGCTGGGATCGGCGTGACGGTGTGCGTGCCCGCCAACGCCTCGCGGGCGCGACGCAACCAGCTCCGCCTCCTCGGCGCGGAGGTGGTCGAGACCGACCCGCTCGAGGGGAGCGACGGCGCCATCCGCCGCGCCCGGGAGCTCGCCGCCGCCGAGCCCGAGCGCTACTGGTACGCCGACCAGTACAACAACCCCGCGAATCCTCGGGCGCACGAGCGCACGACGGGTCCCGAGATCTGGCGAGACACGCGCGGCCGAATCACCCACCTCGTGGCGGGCGTGGGAACGAGCGGGACGCTGGTCGGTGCGGGACGGTTCCTGAAGGCGCGGCGCGCGGACATCCGCCTCGTCGCCGTCCAGCCGGAGGGCCCGCTGCACGGCCTCGAGGGGCTCAAGCACCTGGCGACGGCGATCGCCCCCGGCATCTACGACCCCTCGATCGTGGACGAGACGGTGTTCGTGGCGACGGAGGCCGCGGAGGCGAAGGTCCGCCAACTCGCGCGCGAGCGGGGAGTCTTCGTCGGCTGGTCCACGGGCGCGGCGCTCGTCGCGGCGGACCAGGTGCTCGCGCGCGCGGGCGCGCCGCGCGGCGGGCCGCCGGTCGTCGTGGCGATCGCGCCCGACGGTGGCGCCTCGTACCTCGCCGACGAGCGTCGCCTGCTCGGGGAGCCATGA
- the moeB gene encoding molybdopterin-synthase adenylyltransferase MoeB: MTVHIPTPLRPYVGGRDVVETNAGTVGEIMERLAVEHAQLRAHLFRDDGRLRTFVNVYLNDRDIRDLAREATRAADGDEVSIVPSIAGGAVNVATALPELNHAEILRYSRHLILPEVGPGGQRRIKAARVLLVGAGGLGSPAALYLAAAGVGTIGLVDFDAVDATNLQRQILHGTAAVGRPKLDSAAERLADLNPHVHVETFPVRLTSENALEILGDFDVVADGTDNFPTRYLVNDACVLLGKPNVYGSIFRFEGQASVFHAEQGPCYRCLYPEPPPPGLVPSCAEGGVLGVLPGIIGSIQALETLKLILGAGDTLVGRLVLFDALKFRFRELTLRKDPDCPVCGPNPTVRELIDYEAFCGIGAAPAYEGPEITATDLARDLRENPDLVLVDVREMREWEICRIPGAQLIPLGQLPERLGELDGHKEIVTHCHKGSRSMRALEILRAAGFSKVRSLRGGIDAWATEVDPSVPRY; this comes from the coding sequence GTGACCGTGCACATTCCGACGCCCCTTCGGCCTTACGTCGGGGGGCGCGACGTCGTCGAGACGAACGCCGGAACAGTGGGCGAGATCATGGAGCGGCTGGCCGTCGAGCACGCGCAGCTGCGCGCCCATCTCTTCCGCGACGACGGGCGGCTGAGGACGTTCGTCAACGTCTACCTGAACGACCGGGACATCCGTGATCTCGCGCGCGAGGCGACGCGCGCCGCGGACGGCGACGAAGTCTCGATCGTGCCGAGCATCGCGGGAGGGGCGGTCAACGTGGCGACCGCGCTGCCCGAGCTCAACCACGCGGAGATCCTCCGCTATTCGCGGCATCTCATCCTCCCGGAGGTGGGGCCCGGCGGGCAGCGGCGGATCAAGGCGGCGCGCGTCCTGCTGGTCGGGGCGGGCGGGCTGGGCTCGCCCGCGGCGCTCTACCTCGCCGCGGCGGGCGTCGGGACGATCGGCCTCGTGGACTTCGACGCCGTGGACGCGACCAACCTCCAGCGTCAGATCCTCCACGGCACCGCCGCGGTCGGCCGGCCCAAGCTGGACTCGGCAGCCGAGCGGCTCGCGGATCTCAACCCGCACGTGCACGTCGAGACGTTCCCCGTGCGGCTCACCTCGGAAAACGCGCTCGAGATCCTGGGCGACTTCGACGTCGTGGCGGACGGCACCGACAACTTCCCTACCCGTTACCTGGTGAACGACGCCTGCGTGCTGCTCGGCAAGCCAAACGTCTACGGCTCGATCTTCCGGTTCGAGGGTCAGGCGTCGGTGTTCCACGCCGAACAGGGCCCGTGTTACCGCTGCCTCTACCCGGAGCCGCCACCGCCCGGGCTCGTCCCGTCGTGCGCCGAAGGCGGTGTGCTGGGCGTGCTGCCGGGGATCATCGGCAGCATCCAGGCGCTCGAGACGCTCAAGCTGATCCTCGGCGCGGGCGACACGCTCGTGGGGCGGCTCGTCCTGTTCGACGCGTTGAAGTTTCGCTTCCGGGAGCTCACGCTGCGCAAGGACCCCGACTGCCCGGTGTGCGGGCCTAACCCGACCGTGCGCGAGCTGATCGACTACGAGGCCTTCTGCGGGATCGGCGCGGCTCCCGCCTACGAGGGTCCGGAGATCACAGCGACCGACCTGGCGCGCGATCTCAGGGAGAACCCGGACCTCGTGCTCGTGGACGTGCGCGAGATGCGGGAGTGGGAGATCTGCCGCATCCCGGGCGCGCAACTGATTCCGCTGGGCCAACTCCCCGAGCGTCTGGGCGAGCTCGACGGCCATAAGGAGATCGTGACGCACTGCCACAAGGGCAGCCGCTCGATGCGGGCGCTCGAGATCCTGCGGGCGGCGGGCTTCTCGAAGGTGCGGAGCCTCCGAGGCGGCATTGACGCCTGGGCGACGGAAGTGGACCCGTCGGTGCCGCGGTATTGA
- a CDS encoding M67 family metallopeptidase, producing the protein MSVRIAPGVLAEIRRHLAAAYPSEGCGFLLGTRGPNGNVVVDRELPVPNQRAADGGERTRYLIAPDDFLTAEREARRAGLVVVGTYHSHPDVPARPSAYDTEHAWPWWCYLIASVAGGDVREERVWELRDDRSGFVERELEVKES; encoded by the coding sequence ATGAGCGTGCGGATCGCCCCCGGTGTGCTGGCCGAGATCCGGCGGCACCTCGCCGCGGCGTACCCGAGCGAGGGGTGCGGCTTCCTGCTCGGCACGCGGGGACCAAACGGCAACGTCGTCGTCGACCGCGAGCTTCCGGTCCCTAACCAGCGGGCGGCGGATGGCGGTGAGCGCACGCGCTACCTCATCGCGCCCGACGACTTCCTCACGGCCGAGCGAGAGGCGCGGCGGGCCGGCCTCGTAGTGGTGGGCACGTACCACTCTCATCCCGACGTGCCCGCGCGCCCCTCGGCGTACGACACCGAGCACGCCTGGCCGTGGTGGTGCTACCTCATCGCGTCGGTCGCCGGCGGCGACGTGCGCGAGGAGCGAGTGTGGGAGCTGCGCGACGATCGAAGCGGTTTCGTGGAACGCGAACTCGAAGTGAAGGAGTCATGA